One Littorina saxatilis isolate snail1 linkage group LG1, US_GU_Lsax_2.0, whole genome shotgun sequence genomic window carries:
- the LOC138959109 gene encoding uncharacterized protein isoform X1 has protein sequence MFGRLNDFLFGSSETDNAAVDGTQASQQVDLDTKEGDMGWELVVVPGKDDCVSPVEAGKGRRRQKRRKSSPRHQVHAGACGVVRDSSHLPSSAATPCSDGGEVVTEGESRSSDCESQDSGRELVMWDRGSGGPRLASQLGESWIVTPPPCFTGTGSINTHLSSSPLENLLIEHPSMSVYNSLQDHPEQEESLQPEEMEVVRASEGAAMPTRVTRSSVGVAQQIKLTRCHQRKQQVEGRKQLSRKNVERSNKARVVHSTCGKQVSARNRVLRPSGCMSGRRTQRAF, from the exons ATGTTCGGCAGGTTGAACGACTTCCTGTTCGGCAGCAGCGAGACGGACAATGCGGCAGTTGATGGGACCCAAGCCAGCCAGCAGGTTGACCTTGACACCAAGGAGGGGGACATGGGATGGGAGCTGGTAGTCGTTCCAG GCAAGGATGACTGTGTCAGCCCAGTGGAGGCCGGGAAGGGGAGGCGGCGTCAAAAAAGGCGAAAGTCGTCTCCCCGGCACCAGGTGCATGCTGGGGCCTGTGGGGTTGTGAGAGACTCATCTCATCTCCCGTCCTCTGCGGCCACCCCCTGTTCTGACGGTGGGGAGGTGGTGACGGAGGGAGAGAGCCGCTCGTCGGACTGTGAGAGCCAGGACAGTGGGCGAGAACTTGTGATGTGGGATCGTGGTAGCGGCGGCCCCAGGCTGGCCAGTCAACTAGGCGAGAGCTGGATTGTAACCCCACCCCCTTGTTTTACAGGCACCGGCAGCATCAACACGCACCTGTCCTCCAGTCCCCTGGAGAACCTGCTCATCGAGCATCCGTCCATGTCCGTCTACAACAGCCTGCAGGACCACCCCGAGCAGGAGGAGAGCCTGCAGCCGGAGGAGATGGAGGTGGTGAGGGCCAGCGAGGGGGCCGCTATGCCCACCCGGGTGACCCGCTCCAGTGTGGGCGTGGCCCAGCAGATCAAACTGACGCGCTGCCATCAACGCAAGCAGCAGGTGGAGGGGCGCAAGCAGCTGAGCAGGAAGAACGTTGAGCGCAGCAACAAGGCGCGCGTGGTGCACAGCACGTGTGGGAAACAGGTGTCTGCTCGCAACCGCGTCCTCCGGCCATCCGGCTGCATGAGCGGCCGTCGCACCCAGCGCGCTTTCTGA
- the LOC138959109 gene encoding tumor protein p53-inducible nuclear protein 2-like isoform X2: MFGRLNDFLFGSSETDNAAVDGTQASQQVDLDTKEGDMGWELVVVPGTGSINTHLSSSPLENLLIEHPSMSVYNSLQDHPEQEESLQPEEMEVVRASEGAAMPTRVTRSSVGVAQQIKLTRCHQRKQQVEGRKQLSRKNVERSNKARVVHSTCGKQVSARNRVLRPSGCMSGRRTQRAF; encoded by the exons ATGTTCGGCAGGTTGAACGACTTCCTGTTCGGCAGCAGCGAGACGGACAATGCGGCAGTTGATGGGACCCAAGCCAGCCAGCAGGTTGACCTTGACACCAAGGAGGGGGACATGGGATGGGAGCTGGTAGTCGTTCCAG GCACCGGCAGCATCAACACGCACCTGTCCTCCAGTCCCCTGGAGAACCTGCTCATCGAGCATCCGTCCATGTCCGTCTACAACAGCCTGCAGGACCACCCCGAGCAGGAGGAGAGCCTGCAGCCGGAGGAGATGGAGGTGGTGAGGGCCAGCGAGGGGGCCGCTATGCCCACCCGGGTGACCCGCTCCAGTGTGGGCGTGGCCCAGCAGATCAAACTGACGCGCTGCCATCAACGCAAGCAGCAGGTGGAGGGGCGCAAGCAGCTGAGCAGGAAGAACGTTGAGCGCAGCAACAAGGCGCGCGTGGTGCACAGCACGTGTGGGAAACAGGTGTCTGCTCGCAACCGCGTCCTCCGGCCATCCGGCTGCATGAGCGGCCGTCGCACCCAGCGCGCTTTCTGA